CACCGGGATGCTCTCCTCATTCACCCATGCGGCGCCTTCGGGGCCGCCCACGATTCCGGAGTCGCGCGCATGAGCGCTGGACCGCTCGATATTTCTCCACTCGTTGTCGGCATCGATGGCGGCGGCACGCGCACCCGCGTGGTGCTGGCCGACGCCAGCGGCACGGTGCTGGCTCGGGCGGAAGGTGCGGGCACGGCGCTCAGTCCCGGTCACGAGGCCGCTGCGGCCGACCTCATTCAGGCCTTGATTGCCGAGGTACTCGACGCCGCCCAACGCACTGATGTGCGGCCGGCGGTTTGCGTGGTGGGCGTCGCCGGTGGCGGTCAGGAGCGTGCCGCGCAGGCGCTGTGGTCCGCGCTGGCGACACGTCGGGTTGCCGACGATGTCTCGGTGCAGGCCGACGCGACGATCGCCCTGGATGATGCCTTTGGCGATGACGCTGGCATCCTGTTGATAGCGGGAACCGGTTCGGTGGCCTTTGCGCGCGCCCCCGACGGTCGGTTGGAACGCTGCGGTGGATGGGGGCCCAATGTGGGTGATGAAGGGAGCGGCGCGTGGCTGGGCCGTCGTGCGCTGAGTGTCGTCACCGCTTCACAGGACGGTCGCGAACCGGAAACGGCGTTGACCGGCGCGGTGCTCACGGCGCTGGAACTTGAATCGCTGGACGCGCTCATCCCGTGGGCCGCCAACGCGATTCCCGCACAACTCGCCGCGCTGGTGCCGGTCATCTGTCAGGTGGCATCAACGGGCGACTTGCGCGCGAATGCCCTGATCAGTCTGTGCGTCGAGGAACTGATGCTGCACATCCGCACGCTGGCGCGACGGAGTTTCGTGGATGAGCGCGCGGCCATTCCGGTGGCCCTTGCCGGTGGGTTGATGGGTAAGGGCTCGTTGGTGCGGAAACGGCTCGAACAACGGTTGAAAAGCGCGGTGCCTGGCGCGACGGTGCGGTCGGACGACGTGGACGCGGCGCGCGGTGCCGTGCGGCGCGCCCGGCGATTGCTGGGTGTGGAAGTGTGAGCAGCTGGCGTATGCCCGTCCGACGGGCGTACGCCTCAGCGCGTCCGCTTAGCGATACCCGACGTCCATCCGCTCATCACTGGGCATCGTGAACTGCGCGCGCCAGCGCCAGAGCACCAACAGGGAGACCGCGCCGATGGCGAACGCGCTGGCCGCCATCCATGCGTCCAGCATGCCCAGCAGGCGCATCGCCACGGCGGCAGCGCTCAGTGACAGCAAGCGTGCCTGTTCGGTGGCCAACGCCCAGCGACGTCCTTCCAGCACGCCGCCGACGTTGGTGAGCGTCAACGCGACATAGAAACTCCCGGCGGCCAGCGCCGAGGGCGACAGCCTGTCCGCGTTGGAGAGCAGCAGCAGTGCGGGCGGCACCGCGAATGCGAAATGCACCAGTGCGTAGTATGCCAGCGCAGTGGAGACGGCCGGGTCGAACTTGAGAAACGTGGAAGACGATACCGGTGGAATCACCACCGGACCGCCCTCAGCGGCCGGTCGCCATCCCGGCGACGCGAAGACGTACTGCCACCGATCCCCCCACGACGCCGCGCGGCGAACGTTGCGCGCAATGGCCACATACTGGTGGATCTGCGCCCACAGCGGATTCCAGCTACGCAACGGGGTGGTGAGACCAAACACCGGTTCCTGACGTTCCGGTGTGAACGTGCCGAACCAGCGATCCCACACGATCAGGACACCGGCATAGTTGCGATCCTGATACTCCGGATTCACGCCGTGGTGCACGCGGTGGTGCGACGGCGTGTTGAGCACCGTTTCGGCCCACCGCGGGAGTCGATCCACCGCCCTGGTGTGGATCCAGAACTGGTAGATCAGGTTGAGTGAGTAGCAGGCGACAAACTGCGTCAGCGTGATGCCGAGCAGGGCGAGCGGCACGTAGAACACCCACGACAACAGGCCGCCCACCGCCGTCTGCCGGAGCGCCACGGCGAGGTTGTATTCCTCACTGGAGTGATGCACCACGTGGCCCGCCCAGAACAGGTTGACCTCATGCGAGACGCGATGAAACCAGTAGTACGCCAGGTCAACGGCGACAAACGTCGCGATCCACCCGATGATGGCCGTGGCGTGCCAGTGCATGTCGCCATCGATGCGCGCGTAGAGCGGTCCATCCGGCCACGCGGGAACAGCGACCAGTCGCTGCACACGTATATGGGCAAACGTCCAGTCATACGCGCCGACCAGCAGCACCTTCGTGAAGATTCCGGCAATCTGACTGAGGGTACCAGCCGAGAGATCGGACAATGAATCGTTGAGCCGATACAATGGGCGATGCCGGTGCCAGGCGAACGCCAGTTCCACGCCGATAAGGACGAAGAACAACGGAATGGACGCCTGAATAATCCC
This genomic window from Gemmatimonadaceae bacterium contains:
- a CDS encoding sterol desaturase family protein, which translates into the protein MGIIQASIPLFFVLIGVELAFAWHRHRPLYRLNDSLSDLSAGTLSQIAGIFTKVLLVGAYDWTFAHIRVQRLVAVPAWPDGPLYARIDGDMHWHATAIIGWIATFVAVDLAYYWFHRVSHEVNLFWAGHVVHHSSEEYNLAVALRQTAVGGLLSWVFYVPLALLGITLTQFVACYSLNLIYQFWIHTRAVDRLPRWAETVLNTPSHHRVHHGVNPEYQDRNYAGVLIVWDRWFGTFTPERQEPVFGLTTPLRSWNPLWAQIHQYVAIARNVRRAASWGDRWQYVFASPGWRPAAEGGPVVIPPVSSSTFLKFDPAVSTALAYYALVHFAFAVPPALLLLSNADRLSPSALAAGSFYVALTLTNVGGVLEGRRWALATEQARLLSLSAAAVAMRLLGMLDAWMAASAFAIGAVSLLVLWRWRAQFTMPSDERMDVGYR